Proteins co-encoded in one Methylobacterium sp. WL1 genomic window:
- a CDS encoding aminotransferase class I/II-fold pyridoxal phosphate-dependent enzyme: MTDTARPDGGRAALAGFVTNRLGRATPRPAPVKAASPAGQSAAQNFENLPGYRELQLQRQAAQLIGLGNPFFRVHDAKAGATTRIDQKTFTNFSSYDYLGLNGHPRVSNAAREAIDAYGTSASASRVVAGERPGHISLEQALAKHYRTEGCIVMVSGHATNVTTIGALLEAGDVIFHDALSHNSIVTGAQLSGAQRRSFAHNDLDALESLLQNTRHEHRRALIVVEGLYSMDGDAPDLAGLVALKKRYDAWLMVDEAHGLGVTGRTGAGLFEHCGVDPKEVDLWMGTLSKTLSTCGGYICGPIALIEYLKHTAGGFVYSVGMSPPLAAAAEAALAVMHAEPERVERLRQNGTLFLATAKKLGLDTGFSLGLAVVPIIVGDSLKAVTLSDRLFRRGINVQPIIHPAVPERASRLRFFLTSEHTADQIRDTVNAVAEEMMAIDKGGSLIEQLLAKRG; encoded by the coding sequence ATGACCGATACGGCACGGCCTGACGGCGGGCGCGCGGCGCTCGCCGGCTTCGTGACGAACCGCCTCGGACGCGCGACGCCGCGCCCGGCGCCCGTCAAGGCGGCTTCGCCAGCCGGGCAATCGGCCGCACAGAACTTCGAGAACCTGCCGGGCTACCGCGAGCTGCAGCTGCAGCGCCAGGCGGCGCAGCTGATCGGGCTGGGCAACCCGTTCTTTCGCGTCCACGACGCGAAGGCCGGTGCGACCACGCGGATCGACCAGAAGACCTTCACCAACTTCTCGTCCTACGACTATCTCGGCCTGAACGGGCATCCCCGGGTCAGCAACGCGGCCCGGGAGGCGATCGACGCCTACGGCACCTCCGCGTCGGCGAGCCGTGTGGTGGCGGGCGAGCGGCCGGGCCATATCAGCCTCGAGCAGGCCCTGGCCAAGCACTACCGCACCGAAGGCTGCATCGTGATGGTGAGCGGCCACGCCACCAACGTCACGACCATCGGGGCGCTCCTGGAAGCCGGCGACGTGATCTTCCACGACGCGCTGTCCCACAACAGCATCGTCACCGGCGCGCAGCTCTCCGGCGCCCAGCGCCGCTCCTTCGCGCATAACGACCTCGACGCCCTGGAGAGCCTGCTCCAGAACACCCGCCACGAGCACCGCCGGGCGCTGATCGTGGTCGAGGGCCTGTACAGCATGGACGGCGACGCGCCGGACCTCGCGGGTCTCGTCGCGCTCAAGAAGCGCTACGATGCGTGGCTTATGGTCGACGAGGCGCACGGCCTCGGCGTCACCGGCCGCACCGGGGCGGGCCTGTTCGAGCATTGCGGCGTCGACCCGAAGGAGGTCGACCTCTGGATGGGCACGCTGTCGAAGACGCTGTCGACCTGCGGCGGCTATATCTGCGGCCCGATCGCGCTGATCGAGTACCTCAAGCACACGGCGGGCGGCTTCGTGTACAGCGTCGGCATGTCGCCGCCCCTCGCCGCCGCCGCCGAGGCGGCGCTGGCGGTGATGCATGCCGAGCCGGAGCGGGTCGAGCGCCTGCGCCAGAACGGCACGCTGTTCCTCGCCACCGCCAAGAAGCTCGGCCTCGATACCGGCTTCAGCCTCGGCCTCGCGGTGGTGCCGATCATCGTGGGCGACTCCCTCAAGGCCGTGACCCTGTCGGACCGCCTGTTCCGCCGCGGCATCAACGTGCAGCCGATCATCCACCCGGCCGTGCCCGAGCGGGCCTCGCGCCTGCGCTTCTTCCTCACCTCCGAGCACACCGCGGACCAGATCCGCGACACCGTGAACGCGGTGGCCGAGGAGATGATGGCGATCGACAAGGGCGGCTCGCTGATCGAGCAGCTTCTGGCCAAGCGCGGCTGA
- a CDS encoding polysaccharide biosynthesis/export family protein, which translates to MLRKTALSALMAALAAGSIGGCTYLPAAGPTASAIEAGAEVATADGGVLARYEIIDVTPSVVEALRGRPLDSLLASFGDHRPSTEPVIGIGDMVSVSVWEAGSGGLFSGPLVADRFSAGSKSALIPEQPVGRDGAISVPYAGRIKVAGRRPQDVQGLIENELAGKAIQPQVLVSVTRPISQAVTVTGEGAAGARLPLSGHGDRILDVIASAGGNRSPVSETFVRLSRGPVTATVPLTTVVSNPKENIYLRPNDVLTLVRDPQTFLAVGALGQATELPFQADGITLAQALAKARGLSDFAADPAGTFIFRFEPASVVRRLNPATKLTGTPLVPVVYRINMRDPNSLFTTQAFRMRNRDLIYVSNAPFTEVQKVLTAFSGVTGPLSSAATAYAYAK; encoded by the coding sequence ATGCTGCGTAAGACGGCGCTCTCAGCGCTGATGGCCGCCCTCGCGGCAGGGTCCATCGGCGGCTGCACGTACCTGCCCGCGGCGGGTCCGACGGCCAGCGCGATCGAGGCTGGCGCGGAAGTCGCCACCGCCGACGGCGGCGTGCTCGCCCGCTACGAAATCATCGACGTCACCCCATCCGTGGTCGAGGCCCTGCGCGGCCGGCCCCTCGACAGCCTGCTCGCCTCCTTCGGTGACCACCGCCCCTCCACCGAGCCGGTGATCGGCATCGGCGACATGGTCTCGGTCTCGGTCTGGGAGGCCGGCTCCGGCGGCCTGTTCTCCGGCCCGCTGGTGGCCGACCGCTTCTCCGCCGGCTCCAAGTCCGCCCTCATCCCCGAGCAGCCGGTCGGCCGCGATGGCGCGATCTCGGTGCCCTATGCCGGGCGCATCAAGGTCGCCGGCCGCCGGCCCCAGGACGTCCAGGGCCTGATCGAGAACGAGCTCGCCGGCAAGGCGATCCAGCCGCAGGTGCTGGTCTCGGTCACCCGGCCGATCAGCCAGGCGGTGACCGTCACCGGCGAGGGCGCCGCCGGCGCGCGCCTGCCGTTGTCGGGCCACGGCGACCGCATCCTCGACGTCATCGCGTCGGCGGGCGGCAACCGCTCGCCGGTCTCGGAGACCTTCGTGCGCCTGTCGCGCGGGCCGGTCACCGCCACGGTGCCGCTGACCACGGTGGTGTCGAACCCTAAGGAGAACATCTACCTGCGGCCCAACGACGTGCTGACCCTGGTGCGCGATCCGCAGACCTTCCTGGCGGTGGGCGCGCTCGGCCAGGCGACCGAGCTGCCGTTCCAGGCCGACGGGATCACCCTGGCCCAGGCGCTCGCCAAGGCGCGCGGCCTCTCGGACTTCGCCGCCGACCCGGCCGGCACCTTCATCTTCCGGTTCGAGCCCGCCAGCGTGGTGCGCCGCCTCAACCCGGCCACCAAGCTCACCGGCACCCCGCTGGTGCCGGTGGTGTACCGGATCAACATGCGCGACCCCAACAGCCTGTTCACCACCCAGGCGTTCCGCATGCGCAACCGCGACCTGATCTACGTCTCGAACGCCCCGTTCACCGAGGTCCAGAAGGTGCTGACCGCCTTCAGCGGCGTCACCGGCCCGCTCAGCTCCGCGGCCACCGCCTACGCCTACGCCAAGTAG
- a CDS encoding LTA synthase family protein, with the protein MTTFLTAASLALALCLALEVFVGDSLTRASLAPGDLALRLLGYSLILLFWFCFSWRPWLAALTCVVSVAALIYVSRAKRSVIGEPLLFSDFVLLPQVPRHPQLYYIPPLWDPRIAVPVILTLIATVIWYRTEPSVLPGGPLLRVAALLGLPLALWILFRAASRPPLAGLVAQWFPEPDLEADVARVGLPASLLGYTARALAGSAPVPDVPVLQAGPGDDVVVVIQLESFIDPERLGGPALPAMELFRTRAAQYGRLRVPAHGAYTMRSEHAVLTGRPSESLGFGRYDPYTSRSGDEPTSLARLARSRGYGTLFLHPFHRDFFRRAKVMQAFGFGDLVMGETFAAAPRIGPYVGDVALGERLLDEVRGRRTPLFLFCVTMENHGPWKPGRLPGIDAPEAQYLHHVVNTGRMVENLVAGLDALARERGQTVTLCVFGDHAPSLPTCKPGFGGQATDYALFRFGGPPVPPKRRDIAADALGRELRSTLAGALADMPARTR; encoded by the coding sequence TTGACGACGTTCCTCACCGCCGCCAGCCTCGCGCTGGCCCTCTGCCTCGCCCTCGAAGTCTTCGTCGGCGATTCGCTCACCCGGGCCAGTCTCGCGCCGGGCGATCTCGCCCTGCGGTTGCTCGGCTACTCGCTGATCCTGCTGTTCTGGTTCTGCTTCTCGTGGCGGCCGTGGCTGGCTGCCCTGACCTGCGTGGTCTCCGTGGCGGCGCTGATCTATGTCAGCCGCGCGAAGCGATCGGTGATCGGCGAGCCGCTGCTGTTCAGCGACTTCGTCCTGCTGCCGCAGGTGCCGCGACACCCGCAGCTCTACTACATCCCGCCGCTCTGGGATCCGCGCATCGCGGTCCCGGTGATCCTGACCCTGATCGCGACGGTGATCTGGTACCGGACCGAGCCCAGCGTCTTGCCGGGCGGGCCGCTCCTGCGCGTCGCGGCGCTGCTCGGCTTGCCGCTCGCCCTGTGGATCCTGTTCCGCGCCGCGTCCCGGCCGCCGCTCGCTGGCCTCGTCGCGCAATGGTTCCCGGAGCCCGACCTGGAGGCCGATGTCGCGCGGGTCGGCCTGCCGGCGAGCCTGCTCGGCTACACGGCCCGGGCGCTGGCGGGCAGCGCCCCGGTCCCGGACGTGCCGGTGCTGCAGGCCGGCCCGGGCGACGACGTGGTCGTGGTGATCCAGCTCGAATCGTTCATCGACCCGGAGCGCCTCGGCGGCCCGGCACTGCCCGCGATGGAGCTGTTCCGCACCCGGGCTGCGCAATACGGCCGGCTGCGGGTCCCGGCGCACGGCGCCTACACCATGCGCAGCGAGCACGCCGTGCTCACGGGCCGCCCCTCCGAAAGCCTCGGCTTCGGCCGGTACGATCCCTATACCTCCCGCAGCGGCGACGAGCCGACCAGCCTCGCCCGGCTGGCCCGGAGCCGGGGTTACGGCACCCTGTTCCTGCACCCGTTCCACCGGGATTTCTTTCGCCGGGCGAAGGTCATGCAGGCCTTCGGCTTCGGCGACCTGGTGATGGGCGAAACATTCGCGGCCGCCCCCCGCATCGGCCCCTATGTCGGCGACGTCGCCCTCGGGGAGCGTCTGCTCGACGAGGTCCGGGGGCGGCGCACCCCGCTGTTCCTATTCTGCGTCACGATGGAGAATCACGGACCGTGGAAGCCCGGTCGGCTGCCCGGGATCGACGCCCCGGAGGCGCAGTACCTCCACCACGTGGTCAATACAGGGCGGATGGTCGAGAACCTGGTGGCCGGGCTCGACGCCCTGGCGCGCGAGCGCGGCCAGACCGTCACGCTCTGCGTCTTCGGGGACCACGCCCCCTCGCTGCCGACCTGCAAGCCCGGGTTCGGCGGTCAGGCGACCGATTACGCCCTGTTCCGCTTCGGCGGGCCCCCTGTCCCGCCGAAGCGACGGGACATCGCTGCCGATGCCCTGGGGCGGGAGCTGCGGTCCACCCTGGCTGGCGCCCTTGCGGACATGCCGGCAAGGACGCGATAA
- a CDS encoding capsular biosynthesis protein, whose protein sequence is MSLEPTPSLYATGRTIHRLRTEIEAATGLAFGPVRPGAVGAVWQAGSLAARLLALTGRRRLVVAPGPLVSPYDRPETGFASLRISLDDVPLGGEGGIHYLDPWTRAPIGREACAEAVAWLAARFAENDRRVVYVGMSRWKRTALDVLGTGPAGRPVHTMTAEAAVEAGQRHHGRILAWATRAPGKLEDACTLAGLPLARVEDGFLRSVGLGASLQPGASIVVDDLGIYYDPRRESRLQRLLAESDFPPELVSRAKRLREEVVARRLSKYNVGLDAASLDWPAGRRIVLVPGQVEDDASVQHGSPLVRSNRALLEAARRRNPDAFLLYKPHPDVEAGFRPGIIPEAEVLALADRIVAGVSIVDLLDRVHHVETMTSLAGFEALIRGLTVATHGRPFYSGWGLSEDLAPGADRGRKLTLDELVAGAMILYSRYLDPVAMKPCSPEQLLDRLSAAREAAPRSALSIGRTAHWVMRARYGLFNPIVRALRRRRGVGREAGPR, encoded by the coding sequence ATGTCCCTTGAACCGACCCCGTCGCTCTATGCGACCGGCCGGACGATCCACCGCCTGCGGACGGAGATCGAGGCCGCGACGGGTCTCGCCTTCGGGCCGGTGCGGCCCGGTGCAGTCGGCGCCGTCTGGCAGGCGGGAAGCCTGGCGGCGCGGCTGCTCGCGCTGACCGGCCGGCGCAGGCTCGTCGTCGCGCCGGGTCCCCTGGTCAGCCCGTACGATCGGCCGGAGACGGGCTTCGCATCTTTGCGGATCAGCCTCGACGACGTGCCGCTCGGCGGGGAGGGCGGCATCCACTACCTCGATCCCTGGACCCGCGCGCCGATCGGCCGCGAGGCCTGCGCCGAGGCGGTGGCCTGGCTCGCCGCACGCTTCGCCGAGAACGACCGGCGCGTCGTCTATGTCGGCATGTCACGCTGGAAGAGGACGGCCCTCGACGTGCTCGGCACCGGGCCCGCCGGGCGCCCGGTCCACACCATGACGGCCGAGGCCGCGGTCGAAGCGGGCCAGCGCCATCACGGCCGGATCCTCGCCTGGGCGACGCGGGCCCCGGGCAAGCTTGAAGACGCCTGCACGCTGGCCGGCCTGCCGCTCGCCCGGGTGGAGGACGGATTCCTACGCTCGGTGGGCCTCGGGGCGAGCTTGCAGCCCGGCGCCTCGATCGTGGTCGACGACCTCGGCATCTACTACGATCCCCGCAGGGAGAGCCGCCTGCAACGGCTGCTGGCCGAATCGGATTTCCCGCCCGAACTCGTGAGCCGGGCTAAGCGCCTGCGTGAGGAGGTCGTGGCCCGCCGCCTCAGCAAGTACAATGTTGGCCTGGACGCCGCATCGCTCGATTGGCCGGCCGGCCGCAGGATCGTGCTGGTGCCGGGACAGGTGGAGGACGACGCCTCGGTGCAGCACGGCTCGCCGCTGGTCCGGTCCAACCGGGCGCTGCTCGAGGCCGCCCGGCGGCGCAACCCCGACGCCTTCCTGCTCTACAAGCCCCATCCCGACGTCGAGGCGGGGTTTCGCCCCGGCATCATCCCGGAGGCGGAGGTGCTGGCGCTCGCCGACCGGATCGTGGCGGGGGTCAGCATCGTCGACCTGCTCGACCGGGTCCACCACGTCGAGACCATGACCTCGCTCGCGGGCTTCGAGGCGCTGATCCGCGGGCTCACCGTGGCCACTCATGGCCGTCCGTTCTACTCGGGCTGGGGCCTGTCCGAGGATCTGGCGCCGGGAGCCGACCGTGGCCGCAAGCTCACCCTGGACGAGTTGGTAGCCGGGGCGATGATCCTCTATTCGCGCTACCTCGACCCCGTAGCGATGAAACCCTGCAGCCCCGAGCAGCTTCTCGACCGGCTGAGCGCCGCCCGCGAGGCCGCACCGCGCAGCGCGCTCTCGATTGGCCGCACCGCCCATTGGGTCATGCGCGCCCGCTACGGCTTGTTCAATCCGATCGTGCGGGCGTTGCGCCGGCGCCGCGGCGTCGGCCGCGAGGCTGGACCGCGCTGA
- a CDS encoding capsular biosynthesis protein: MHKTAPDALRDRPATFLFLQGIASPFFSDLGTALRARGHEVRRINLCPGDWLFWNGKADNYRGRREAWGTYLESYLDREAVTDIVLFGDCRPFHRAARMIAEVRGLRVHVFEEGYIRPNWITCELGGVNGFSSLPRTAAEVRALARRLPQPGRAMPSTGDMARRSVWDVGYNIANIAFPYLFPHFRSHRPTHIAAEYAGWIKKFSRRSHTRREAARCDEIYRAVGCDYFLLPLQLDSDYQIRVHSPFLGVEGFMDRVIKSFADASSAPTRLLVKLHPLDSGLINWRKFARASARRHGVSDRLDFIDGGDLPSLIKGARGVVIVNSTVGMLSLEMGRPTHAVGTAIYNMAGLTHQADLDGFWTNPTPPDMGLMADFRRVVLHRTQVNGGFFSKGAIERAVAGSVPRMESALPDSMLAAARVIREGGESDGQLAPVY; encoded by the coding sequence ATGCATAAGACCGCCCCCGACGCCCTCCGCGACCGCCCCGCAACCTTTCTGTTCCTGCAGGGCATCGCGTCTCCGTTCTTCTCCGATCTCGGCACGGCGCTGCGCGCCCGGGGACACGAGGTCCGGCGCATCAACCTGTGCCCCGGCGACTGGCTGTTCTGGAACGGTAAGGCGGACAATTACCGCGGCCGCCGCGAGGCGTGGGGCACGTATCTCGAATCATATCTCGACCGCGAGGCCGTCACGGACATCGTGCTGTTCGGCGATTGCCGGCCGTTCCACCGGGCGGCCCGGATGATCGCGGAGGTCCGCGGCCTGCGCGTCCACGTGTTCGAGGAAGGCTACATCCGTCCCAACTGGATCACCTGCGAGCTCGGCGGGGTGAACGGCTTCTCGTCCCTGCCCCGCACGGCGGCCGAAGTCCGCGCGCTGGCGCGCCGCCTGCCCCAGCCCGGCCGGGCAATGCCCTCAACCGGCGATATGGCCCGCCGCAGCGTCTGGGATGTCGGCTACAACATCGCCAACATCGCCTTCCCTTATCTCTTCCCACATTTCCGCAGCCACCGGCCGACCCATATCGCGGCCGAGTACGCGGGCTGGATCAAGAAGTTCAGCCGCCGCTCCCACACCCGCCGCGAGGCAGCGCGCTGCGACGAGATCTACCGTGCGGTCGGCTGCGACTACTTCCTTCTGCCGCTCCAGCTCGACAGCGACTACCAGATCCGGGTGCACTCGCCGTTCCTGGGCGTCGAAGGCTTCATGGACCGGGTGATCAAGTCCTTCGCGGACGCGTCCTCGGCGCCGACGCGCCTCCTCGTGAAGCTGCATCCGCTGGACAGCGGCCTGATCAACTGGCGCAAGTTCGCCCGTGCCTCGGCCCGGCGCCACGGCGTCAGCGACCGGCTCGACTTCATCGACGGCGGCGACCTTCCGTCGCTGATCAAGGGCGCCCGCGGCGTCGTGATCGTCAACTCGACCGTCGGCATGCTGTCGCTGGAGATGGGCCGGCCGACTCATGCGGTCGGCACCGCGATCTACAACATGGCCGGACTGACCCATCAGGCCGACCTCGATGGGTTCTGGACGAACCCGACCCCGCCGGACATGGGCCTGATGGCCGATTTCCGCCGCGTGGTGCTACACCGGACACAGGTCAACGGCGGCTTCTTCTCCAAGGGGGCGATCGAGCGGGCGGTGGCCGGCTCGGTGCCGCGGATGGAATCCGCCCTCCCCGATTCGATGCTGGCCGCCGCGCGGGTGATCCGCGAAGGCGGCGAGAGCGACGGGCAACTCGCGCCCGTCTACTGA
- a CDS encoding SDR family NAD(P)-dependent oxidoreductase has protein sequence MPRILITGASSGIGAALARHYARADASLILVGRNVERLEAVARDCRASGATVEPVRLDTRDRAAAIALIHRLHAAQPLDLVIANAAVNGGNQKGEVESEETAFETSDINYTGSLNIVLPTLTLMLQRGSGQIVLVSSLAAYAPLQDAPAYSGAKAALVAHGLALRQKVGPRGVKVNVVAPGYVKTPMGGELKGWRPLEMSAEQAALRIAKGVAKDRDVIAFPFALAALARTVLLLPESIRRAGLYAFRFQRRPRR, from the coding sequence ATGCCCCGCATTCTGATCACTGGCGCGTCGAGCGGTATCGGCGCTGCGCTCGCACGCCACTACGCGCGTGCCGACGCAAGCCTCATCCTCGTCGGACGCAACGTCGAGCGGCTCGAAGCCGTGGCCCGGGATTGCCGGGCGAGCGGCGCGACCGTCGAGCCCGTGCGGCTCGACACCCGTGACCGGGCCGCCGCGATCGCCCTGATCCACAGGCTTCACGCGGCGCAGCCGCTGGACCTCGTGATCGCCAACGCGGCCGTGAACGGCGGTAACCAGAAGGGCGAGGTCGAGTCCGAGGAGACGGCCTTCGAGACCTCCGACATCAATTACACGGGCTCTCTCAACATCGTGCTGCCCACCCTGACGTTGATGCTTCAGCGCGGCAGCGGCCAGATCGTGCTCGTCTCCTCCCTGGCGGCCTACGCGCCGCTGCAGGATGCCCCGGCCTATAGCGGCGCCAAGGCCGCCCTGGTCGCCCACGGGCTGGCCTTGCGCCAGAAGGTCGGGCCACGGGGCGTGAAGGTCAACGTCGTTGCGCCGGGCTACGTGAAGACCCCGATGGGCGGCGAGCTGAAGGGCTGGCGGCCCCTGGAGATGAGCGCCGAGCAGGCTGCCCTGCGCATCGCCAAGGGCGTCGCCAAGGATCGCGACGTGATCGCCTTCCCGTTCGCGCTGGCGGCCTTGGCCAGGACCGTCCTACTTCTTCCTGAGAGCATTCGCCGGGCCGGGCTCTACGCCTTCCGGTTCCAGCGGCGGCCGCGCCGCTGA
- a CDS encoding formyltransferase family protein, with protein MSRARIALFVLEALPNARVVRRFVADHSADIAFVGLSNAERPSSGGLTGQVRRHLTRSGTGILPYLAVNFGLPDLLRPLAPLTQAVAGSGDAPESTPLKTLCRRLGIPTLTVDDVNGPEVAQRVRETAPDLILTYHFDQILKAETIGLARLGGINGHPGLLPRHRGPVPTIHALADGPGAFGMTLHWLAATIDTGAILAQEAVPLPADTTATRAALALHAHGRGLLDRLLDEIARTGRMPEGRSTAVLPYCPFPDRALLASLRRRGLRLTDGRDLREAVSLSGRAG; from the coding sequence ATGAGCCGCGCCCGGATCGCCCTGTTCGTGCTGGAGGCGCTGCCGAATGCCCGGGTGGTGCGCCGGTTCGTGGCCGATCACAGCGCCGACATCGCCTTCGTCGGGCTCTCGAACGCGGAGCGGCCGTCAAGCGGCGGGCTGACCGGGCAGGTCCGGCGCCACCTCACGCGGTCGGGGACCGGGATCCTTCCGTATCTGGCGGTGAATTTCGGGCTGCCCGACCTGCTGCGGCCGCTGGCGCCCCTGACCCAGGCCGTGGCCGGCAGCGGCGACGCGCCGGAATCGACGCCGCTCAAGACCCTGTGTCGGCGCCTCGGCATCCCGACCCTGACGGTGGACGACGTCAACGGTCCCGAGGTCGCACAGAGGGTGCGCGAGACCGCCCCCGACCTGATCCTGACCTATCATTTCGATCAGATCCTGAAGGCCGAGACCATCGGGTTGGCGCGGCTCGGCGGCATCAACGGCCATCCCGGGCTGCTGCCGCGCCATCGCGGGCCGGTCCCGACGATCCACGCCCTAGCGGACGGCCCGGGCGCCTTCGGCATGACCCTGCACTGGCTCGCCGCCACGATCGACACCGGGGCTATCCTCGCCCAGGAGGCCGTGCCGCTGCCCGCGGACACCACCGCCACCCGGGCGGCCTTGGCGCTCCACGCCCATGGCCGCGGACTGCTGGACCGCCTGCTCGATGAGATCGCCCGCACCGGCCGCATGCCCGAGGGCCGCAGCACCGCCGTCCTGCCCTACTGTCCGTTTCCGGATCGCGCGCTGCTCGCCTCCCTGCGCCGGAGGGGCCTGCGCCTGACCGACGGACGGGACCTGCGCGAGGCGGTGAGCCTGTCTGGCCGGGCCGGTTAA
- a CDS encoding flagellar biosynthesis protein FlgC translates to MPDTSPLKAATDALAYGRRIQSGQIRAISENIANADSVPANPNGAPYARKIAVFRPVDVEAGRELVGRIVRDSSDFRRRYDPTNVSADRQGYVRLPNVNVALESADLQRVIRNYELNLSAEASIDTVSRATLNLLG, encoded by the coding sequence ATGCCGGATACAAGCCCCCTCAAGGCGGCCACCGATGCGTTGGCCTACGGCCGCCGGATCCAGAGCGGCCAGATCCGTGCGATCTCCGAGAACATCGCGAACGCCGATTCGGTCCCGGCCAATCCCAATGGGGCGCCCTACGCCCGGAAGATCGCGGTGTTCCGTCCGGTCGATGTCGAGGCGGGGCGCGAGCTGGTCGGCCGCATCGTGCGCGATTCGAGCGACTTCCGCAGGCGTTACGACCCGACCAACGTGTCCGCCGATCGGCAAGGTTATGTCCGCCTGCCCAACGTCAACGTCGCCCTCGAATCGGCCGACCTGCAGCGCGTGATCCGCAACTACGAGCTGAACCTCAGCGCCGAGGCGTCGATCGACACGGTGAGCCGGGCGACGCTCAACCTTCTCGGGTGA
- a CDS encoding amino acid permease — protein MTDTAAIARIESPANGHPELARSLTAPGLIAIGLGATIGAGIFVLTGTAAAQYAGPALSLSFVIGGIACGFVGLCYAELAAMMSEAGSTYTYTRATLGVFPAWIIGWDLVLEFALAAATVAVGWSGYAQSLAADFGLTLPAALSGAPGDGGWLNLPAVGIVLALTALLTRSTRDASLINGLLVVAKIAIILAFVGVGAVHLQPALWHPFVPENAGTFGSYGWSGVFRGAAVVFFAFIGFETVATAAGECRAPQRDAPAGLIGSLAISTVLYVAVAAVLTGLVPYRELDVADPIAKAIDRLALPSFAIVIKIGALIGLTTSALTALYGQGRIFFAMARDGLLPPLFCRVDPATRAPVSSQVVIGLFTAAVAGLVPIDILGELVSIGTLLAFSLVCAIVLILRRTDPGRPRPFRVPAATPIAVLGILSCVILMASLPPDTWIRLALWLVIGLAIYAGYGRRNARLTREG, from the coding sequence ATGACCGACACCGCTGCAATCGCCCGGATCGAGAGCCCGGCGAACGGTCATCCCGAACTCGCGCGGAGCCTTACGGCCCCCGGCCTCATCGCCATCGGGCTCGGCGCCACGATCGGCGCCGGCATCTTCGTTCTGACAGGAACCGCGGCGGCGCAATATGCTGGGCCGGCCCTCAGTCTGTCCTTCGTGATCGGCGGCATCGCCTGCGGCTTCGTCGGCCTGTGCTACGCCGAGCTGGCCGCCATGATGTCGGAGGCGGGATCGACCTACACCTACACCCGGGCGACCCTTGGGGTTTTCCCGGCCTGGATCATCGGCTGGGACCTCGTGCTCGAATTCGCCCTGGCGGCGGCCACGGTGGCGGTGGGATGGTCCGGCTATGCGCAGTCGCTCGCGGCGGATTTCGGCCTGACGCTGCCGGCCGCGCTGTCGGGGGCGCCGGGAGATGGCGGCTGGTTGAACCTGCCGGCGGTCGGCATCGTGTTGGCGCTGACCGCGCTCTTGACCCGCTCGACCCGGGACGCCTCCCTGATCAACGGGCTCCTGGTGGTTGCCAAGATCGCGATCATCCTGGCCTTCGTGGGCGTCGGCGCCGTCCATCTGCAGCCGGCGCTGTGGCACCCGTTCGTGCCCGAGAACGCCGGCACCTTCGGCAGCTACGGCTGGAGCGGCGTGTTCCGCGGGGCCGCGGTGGTGTTCTTCGCCTTCATCGGCTTCGAGACCGTGGCCACCGCGGCGGGCGAGTGCCGGGCGCCCCAACGCGACGCGCCGGCCGGGCTGATCGGCTCGCTGGCGATCAGCACGGTCCTGTACGTGGCGGTGGCGGCGGTGCTCACCGGCCTCGTGCCCTACCGGGAGCTCGACGTCGCCGACCCGATCGCCAAGGCGATCGACCGGCTGGCGCTGCCCAGCTTCGCCATCGTCATCAAGATCGGTGCGCTGATCGGGCTGACCACCTCGGCGCTCACCGCGCTCTACGGGCAGGGCCGGATCTTCTTCGCCATGGCCCGGGACGGGCTGCTGCCGCCCCTGTTCTGCCGGGTCGATCCGGCGACCCGGGCGCCGGTGTCGAGCCAGGTGGTGATCGGACTGTTCACGGCGGCGGTGGCCGGGCTGGTGCCGATCGACATCCTTGGCGAGCTCGTCAGCATCGGCACGCTCCTGGCCTTCAGCCTCGTCTGCGCGATCGTGCTGATCCTGCGCCGCACGGACCCAGGCAGGCCCCGGCCGTTCCGAGTCCCGGCGGCGACCCCGATCGCCGTGCTCGGCATCCTGTCTTGCGTGATCCTGATGGCTTCGCTGCCGCCGGACACCTGGATCAGGCTCGCACTCTGGCTGGTGATCGGGCTGGCGATCTACGCCGGCTACGGCCGCCGCAACGCCCGGCTCACCCGAGAAGGTTGA
- the rpsO gene encoding 30S ribosomal protein S15, producing the protein MSITAERKTALIKEHRKDAKDTGSPEVQVAILTERITNLTGHFKTHGKDNHSRRGLLKMVSQRRSLLDYVKRKDEARYRALIERLGIRR; encoded by the coding sequence ATGTCGATCACGGCAGAGCGCAAGACCGCGCTCATCAAGGAACACCGCAAGGACGCCAAGGACACCGGGTCCCCCGAGGTCCAGGTCGCGATCCTCACCGAGCGGATCACCAACCTGACCGGCCACTTCAAGACCCACGGCAAGGACAACCACTCCCGCCGGGGCCTGCTGAAGATGGTCTCGCAGCGCCGCTCGCTGCTCGACTACGTCAAGCGCAAGGACGAGGCCCGCTACCGCGCCCTCATCGAGCGCCTCGGCATCCGCCGCTAA